A stretch of Canis lupus familiaris isolate Mischka breed German Shepherd chromosome 11, alternate assembly UU_Cfam_GSD_1.0, whole genome shotgun sequence DNA encodes these proteins:
- the LOC100682956 gene encoding cytochrome c oxidase subunit NDUFA4-like: MLRQIIGQTKEHPALIPFFLFIGARGTGAAMYVLHLALFNPDISWDRKNNPEFWNKLGPNDQYKFYLVNVDYSKLKKGGPDF, translated from the coding sequence ATGTTACGCCAGATCATTGGTCAGACCAAGGAGCATCCAGCCTTGATCCCCTTCTTCTTATTTATTGGGGCAAGAGGTACTGGAGCAGCAATGTATGTCTTGCACTTGGCATTGTTCAATCCAGATATCAGTTGGGATAGGAAGAATAACCCAGAATTCTGGAACAAACTGGGTCCTAATGATCAATACAAATTCTATTTGGTGAATGTAGATTACAGCAAACTTAAGAAAGGAGGCCCAGACTTCTAA